The Verrucomicrobiota bacterium genome includes the window CCTCGCACGCCACGTGCGTCCTCGCACGCCACGTGCGTCCTCGCACGCCACGTGCGTCCTCGCACGCCACGTGCGTCCTCGCACGCCTTTGCGAGAACCTTCTTCGTGTACACGCGTTATTGTCCGAGCTCGCGGTCTCTGTCCTGGAGACTGGAGAAATCCTCTGCGTGGACGCGTTTGAGGAAGCCGTTGACGAGTTCGGCGAGGCGGAACATCTCGGCATCGCCCAGCTCGCGGAACAGCTTGTGGCGCTTTCCGGCGATGACCAAGCCGCAGGTAAACAGCTCGATGCGGGCGCGTTGGCGGGCGCGGAACGGCTCGACGCGCGTGCTCGCGTCGAGGGGAGCACGCTCGGTCCACGTCAAGCCCAGCAGCCGGCGCGTGAAAACGCCCTCGGCGCGCGCGAGCACGACCTTGCCGACGCCGAACGAGACGTGCAGCCCGGCAACGACGACGGCTACCGCGATCAGGCCGATGAGCACCGCGCCAGCCAGAAACATGGGGAAGGCGAGCGGCCGGAATACGACCACGTGATGGAACAGCACGACGGCAAACACCAACGCGAACGCCGCGACGGACAGGTAACGCCAGCCCTGACCGAAGCCGCACGGTGGAAACGTGATCGTGAGCGACCCGTCGTGCTCATCGACCGTGAAGCTGCACGGCGGGGCTTCGGAGGACGGAGAAGTGGGTTGGGGCTTGGGCGACGCCTTGTCGGCCGGGGCGGGGACGAGTTCCTCGCCGCGCCGGGTCACTACAAACATCCTATCGCAGGAGCGGCACGAGGCGAGTCCGGCCTTGAGATTGACGTTCTCGTCGGATATCGGCGCGCCGCACTCCGGGCACTTGAGTTTCATATTCTCCGTGTCCGCAAGATGTTCGGACGGCATACGCAGCAGTATGTTTCGCACATTTCGCCAGCGATTTCAAGGCGGCAACAGCCAAACCGCAGTGAGACGCGGCTTGTCCCCTGTGCTCCCCGCGGTCGGAACAGAATCGAACCACGGGGAGCACGGGGGACACGGGGCGGAACAGAGGCCTGTCTCGACGCTCGCTGGATGACGAGTTGCGGGATGCAGTCGCCGTTGGCAGCGAGGAGCTTGTCGGACATGCGGCGGCCGGAGGCGGGGCGGACGAGGGCGTCGAGGAGGAAGGCCTCGAGGGCGGCCTCGACGGTCATCGCCTGGACGCGGATGTCGTGCTCGAGCACGGCGCCGATGGCGGGCGGCGCGTTGGCGGCAATCTGAGCGCCCGCCCCCGGGCGTTGGGCAGTGCGAGGAGGCTCCTGACGCCGGGCCGGATTCGTGCTATGATAATCATGGAACTGCGAGAACGGCCCGATGACGCTGCCACAGCTATTCAAGTTTCTCAGTTTCCTCATGGTGCTGCTGGGCACATTGTCTCTGCTCATCTTCGGCCATCATGCGTCGTCGCCGGGTACGGGGCTGTTGGTGATCGCCGCGTTATTCGGCGGGCTGTTCGTGTGGGAATCGAAGCTGCACACGCCGGCCTGGGAGCTGGTGTGGAAGATCGTCGCCGTGCTCTATGTGGGGCATGTCGTCGTCGACATTCTGGGCGGGTCGATCGAGATGGTGCAGACGCGGGTGGTCAAGCACGCGGCCAACCTGAGCATCTTCTTGCACCTGTATAAGATCTACAACCGCAAGACGGCGCGTGACTACATGCAGATGTACCTCATCAGCTTCTTCCAGTTCGTCTCATGCACGACGCTGACGACGAGCTTCGGGTTCTTCTTCTTCTTCGCGCTTTACGTGGTTGTGGCGCTTTGGACGCTGAGCCTGTACCACATCCGCAACCAGGTCGAGCGGCATAGGGCGTACCCCGCGCGGGGGGGGGTGCCTGTAGCGCTTCGGCTAAGCGGCTCCGAGCTGTTCGGCAAGGCGGTGGGATCGCTCTCCACCGTTGGGGTGCGGCGGATCTTGAGCCCGACATACTTCGCCACGACGTTTGCGTTGGCGATGCTCATCCTTCTCGTCTCGCTCGGGATGTTCTTCCTGTTCCCGCGCCAGGAGGTCGCGGGGCAGTCGGGGCTGCTCGGGCAGTTCCAGTTCCAGGGCTCGACCACGGGGTTGAGCGGGGAGGTGAATCTCGACCGCCATGGGCGGATCAGCGAGGACCCGAGGGTCGTTATGGAGGTCTCGCTGCCCTACGTGCGCGAGATTCCGGCGAAGGTGCTGTGGCGGGCCGGTGCGCTCGCGTACTACGACGGCGCCATGTGGCAAGAGTCGCCGAGCGGCCGCGCAGATCCGGAACGCCCGGATACCCGCGGCGTGCCCGCCACCGTATCGCTGTCCTACCTGACCGACTACGGACGCCTGCATTTCCCCGGATTGGATGTCGAGAGCCTGCGTTCCAGGGGCGATCTATGGGAGGCGCGTGTCTCGCTTCAGCCGGGAGATACCACATACGTCGTGTCGGTTCTGGGCCCCCCTGTGTGGATCGAGTCGTCGACGCCGCTGCGCGCCGGCCAGATGGACACGTTCCGCTTTCGCCTGCCATCGCCGACGGCGGTGGCGTACACGGTGTTTGCCGAGTTCGCACCGCCGTCCGAGCGCGTGCTGGAGCAGGCCGTCAACGTGAGCGACCTCCAGGACCCGCGGGGACGGATCCGGCGCTTCTACCGGTCGGGGACACCGTTGACGAGCAAGGCGGCCGCCCTGCTGCGCGACACGGTCAACATCGACCAGTACCCAACGCCCTACGAGAAGATCAAGGCGATCCAGGATTATCTCGAGGAAAACTACGTCTACACGCTCGATATCGACCAGGCGCCCGAGGGCGTGGACCCGCTCGAGCATTTTCTGCTCACGTCGAGGCAGGGGCACTGCGAGTTTTTCGCCTCGGCGATGGCGCTCATGCTGCGCGAGTGCGGCATCATCTCGCGCGTCGTCTACGGCTACATGACCACGGAGGCGAGCTTCAACAAGTACCTGGGCGGCTCATTCGTTGTGCGCCGGCGCGACGCGCACGCCTGGGTCGAGGCTGGGCTTGACCTCGACGGCGACGAGCTGGTCGACTGGGTGGTGTTCGACCCGTCGCCGAGGCAGGCGGAGATATCGGAGCCCGGCTCGGCGCTCGGACGATTCTTCGCCGGGGTGGACAAGTTCTTCGAGGCTCTGAAGATGCGCTGGCACGAGTCGATCGTGGCGTTCGACCGGCGCTACCAGAACCGGATCGCCGAGCGGATCGAGACAACGCTGCACGACATGGAGAAGGCAGCCGCCGATCGGGTGCGCAACGCGGCGTTGTGGGTCAGGTGGCTGTGGGGCCGGTTGACGCGGACGCAGGTCACGGCGGTGTTGACCCCCTTGGCGTTGGCGTGCTTCGTGTCAGCGGGCGCATTGCTCATCGCGCGGCGCGTTCGACGGCAGGTCGAGTTCCGGCGTGCCTACGTTGAGAACCAGCCCGAACGCCAGATCCAGACTGTGCGGTTCTACGAACGGATGCTGAGGATGCTGCTGCACTACGACATCGTCAAGCCCTCCCAACAGACGCCGCACGAGTTCGCCGGCACGCTCGAGCCGCGGCTGGAGCTGGCACCCGCCGTCGCCGGGTTGACGGAACTGTACTACGCGGTGCGCTTCGGACACGCCCAACTGACCGGCAAGCAGATCCGCTGGGTGCACGAGGCGCTGGCGACGTTGCGGACGACGCTGGGCCGGAGCGCCGAGAGCGCCAAGGCAACGGGCGACTCCAGGCCAAAACCGCTTGACACCCCGAGGGGCCAGGAGTAAAGAGGCAGCCAACCCGGACGAGGAGGAGCAAACTTACCAGGACATGGTCGAACACACTCAGCCCCGCCGCACCCCCTTTCATCAGACACACCTTTCGCTCGGCGCCCGCATGATCGAGTTCTTCGGTTGGGAGATGCCCGTCCAGTACAGCAGCATCATCGAGGAGCATCGTTGTGTGCGGAGCCATGTCGGCATCTTCGATCTCTCCCACATGGGCGAGTTTGAGGTACGCGGCCCGAAGGCGACCGCCTACCTGCAGCAGTTGCTGACGAACAACGTCGAGCGCGCCGCCGACGGCAAGGCCATGTACTCGGCGCTGTGCAAAGACGATGGGCGCGTGCTCGATGACCTGCTCGTCTACAAGCGGGCCCAAAACGACTTCCTCGTCGTGGTCAACGCGTCCAACATCGAGAAGGACTTCGCTTGGTTCGCCAAGCACAGACCGGAAGGCGTCGAGCTGGTCAACCGCAGCTACGATGTGGCACTCGTGGCCGTGCAGGGACCGAAGGCGAAGGACGTGGTCGGCCCGATCGTCAGCGCGCCGACTGACGACCTGTACTACTACGAGTTCCGCGAGGACGAGATCGCCGGGCGCCCGGTGACACTGGCGCGCACGGGCTATACGGGCGAGGACGGATTCGAGATCTACGTTCAGAACGCCGACGCCCAGGCTATCTGGGACGCCGTCTGGAGGGCAGGGCAGCCGTACGGCATGCTGCCGATCGGGTTGGGCGCGCGCGACACCCTCCGGCTCGAGATGGGCTACGCGCTCTACGGCCACGAGCTGACTGAGGCAATCAACCCGATCGAGGCGGGGATCGGCTGGGTCGTCTCAGCAAAGACGGGCGACGGCCGCCCGAGAACCTTCTTCGGCAGCGACATCGTGCTGCCGCTCAAGAAGAACGGCGCGGCCCGGACGCTCTTGGCCCTCAAGCTCGATGGCAAGGGCGTGCCGCGACAGCACTGCGCCGTGAAGGCCGGGGGGCAGGTCGTCGGCGAGGTGACCAGCGGCACGATGTCGCCAAGCCTGGGCGAGGCGATCGCGCTGGCGCTCGTCAACGTCGAGTCGGCGGGCAAGCCGCTGAGCATCGAGATCCGCGGCCGGGAGGTCGCGGCGTCCGTGGCCCAAGTGCCTTTCGTGCCCAGCCACGTCCGCCGGAGGCCAAAGGAATAGAACCACAGGGAACACGGGGCACACCGGGAAGAGGGAGACTCCTCCGAATGCCTCCCCGTGATCCCCGTGCCCGCCGTGGTTGTTGAATGCAAAGAGAAGGGATTGAGTCATGGAGTTTCCGGAGGACCTGAGGTACACGAAGTCGCACGAATGGGCCCGGGTCAGCGGCGACAGGGCCGTCTGCGGCATCACGGACTTCGCCCAGCACGAGCTTTCGGACGTCGTCTACGTTGAGCTGCCGGAGATCGGCGGCGTGGTGACGGCCGGCGAGCAGTGCGCGGTGGTCGAGTCGGTCAAGATCGCCGCCGACATCTATGCGCCGCTGTCGGGCACAGTGACCAAAGTCAACACGGGGCTTGACGGGGCGCCCGAGACGGTCAACACCGATCCGCACGGCGCCGGCTGGCTCTTCGAGCTCGAACTGAGCGATCCGGCGGAGCTCGACGGCCTGATGGACGCCGACGCATACAAGGCCCACACCGAGGCGGAGAAGCACTGAGGTGGATTTCGTCCCGCACACCGAGGAGGACTTCGCGACGATGCTCGACGCCATCGGCGTCAGGTCGTTCGAGGATCTCCTCTGCAACATCCCGAAGGAGTTGAGGCGCTTCGAGCTGCGACTGCCGGCGGGCTTGCCCGAGCAGGCGCTGCGCGAGGTGCTGATGGCCATGGCGGGCCGCAACGCGAACGTGATGACGCACCAGGTGTTCCTGGGCGGCGGCGCGTACGACCACTTCATTCCCGCCGTGGTGAATGCGCTGGGGTCGCGGCCGGAGTTCGTCACCTCGTACACGCCGTACCAGGCCGAGGCGAGCCAGGGCAATCTCCAGGCGATGTTCGAGTACCAGACGGCCATGTGCGAGCTCACGGGCATGGCGATCTCGAACTCGTCGCTCTACGACGGCGCCACGGCGGTGGCCGAGGGGGCGATCGCGGCGGTCAACGTCAAGCGCGGCCGCACGCGGATCGTCGTCTCGACGGCCGTGCACCCGGACTACCGGACCGTGCTCAAGACGTACATGTACGGCTTGGGCATCGAGGTGGTCGAAGTGCCGTACGCGCAGAACGGCCAGACGGATCTTGCGGCGCTCAAGGCAGCCATCGATGCGAACACGGCGGGCGTCATCGTGCAGTCGCCGAACTTCTTCGGCTGCATTGAGGAGATGGCCGACGTCGCCGACGCGGCGCACGCGGGCGACGCGCTGCTTGTCGCCGTGGTCAACCCCATCACGCTCGGCGTACTTGTGCCGCCGGGCGAGTACGGCGCCGACATCGCCGTCGGCGAGGGCCAGCCGCTCGGCATCCCGCTTGGGTACGGCGGGCCGTACCTCGGGTTCTTCACGTGCTCGCACGACGTGATGCGCAAGATTCCGGGCCGGCTCGTCGGCATGACGACAGACCGCAAGGGCCGGCGCGGCTTCGTGCTCACGCTCCAGGCCCGCGAGCAGCACATCCGGCGCGAGAAGGCGACGTCGAACATCTGCTCGAACCAGGCGCTCATGGCGATCCGTGCGCTCATCTACACGTGCGCGCTCGGCAAGCAGGGCATCGGCGAGGTCGGCCGCCTCAACCTGTGTTACAGCCACTACGCGGCCAAGAAGGTGGCGGCCGTGCCGGGCTTCGAGCCGCGGTTCGACGCCCCGTTCTTCAACGAGTTCGTCGTCAAGTGCTCGACGCCGCCGGCGGAGATCAACCGCGGGCTCTGGCAGGAGGCGGGCATCGTCGGTGGCCTCGAGCTGGGCCGCTGGTATCCCGAGCTCAAGGACTGCCTCACGTTGTGCGTGACCGAGACGAAGACACAGGACAACATCGACGCGCTCGCCGCGACGCTGGAGAGTCTCCCATGCAGAGTCAGTTGATCTTCGATCAAGGACGACGCGGCCGGCGCGCGACGCGGCTGCCCGACTGCACCGTCGGCGGGGGACCGCTGACCGCGTACGTACCCGAGAAGCACCTGCGCACGACGCCGCCCAACCTCCCCGAGGTGTCCGAGATCGAGATGGTGCGCCACTTCACGAACCTGGCGCGGAAGAACTACTCGGTCGATACGCACTTCTACCCGCTCGGCTCGTGCACGATGAAGTACAACCCGAAGATCAACGAGTTCATCGCGGGTCTGCCGGGCTTCCTCACCGTGCACCCGTGGCAGCCCGACGAGACCGTGCAGGGGTTGCTCGAGATGCTCTGGGATTTCGAGCAAGCGCTCAAGGAGATCACGGGCATGGACCGCTTCACGTTCCAGCCCGCGGCCGGCGCGCACGGTGAGCTGACGGGCATCATGCTCGTGCACGCGTATCACGACAAGAAGGGCAACCACAAGACGAAGGTCATCGTGCCCGACTCGTCGCACGGCACGAACCCCGCGACGGCGGCGATCGCCGGCTACACGGTCGTGAGCGTGCCATCGAATGCGCGCGGCGAGGTGGATATCGATGCGCTCGCCAACGCGCTCGATGACGGAACGGCCGCGATCATGATGACGAACCCGAACACACTCGGCTTGTTCGAGAGCCGCATCCACGAGGTGCGCGAGCTGGCCGACAAGCACGACACGCTGCTCTATTACGACGGAGCGAACCTCAACGCGCTCCTCGGCGTGGCGCGCCCGGGCGACATGGGCTTCGACGTCGTGCACCTCAACCTGCACAAGACGTTTTCCACGCCGCACGGCGGCGGCGGGCCGGGCTCGGGCCCGGTCGGCGTCAAGGCGCGCCTCGTGCCGTTCCTGCCGGTGCCGCTCGTCGAGAAGAGGGGCAACGCCTATGCGCTCGACTACGACCGGCCGGACACCATCGGCATGGTGCGCAGCTTCTTCGGCAACATGGGCGTCGTCGTGCGGGCGTACACGTACGTCAAGGCCCTCGGCGGCGAGGGACTCAAGCGCGCGGGCATGGCGGCGGTGATCAACGCCAACTACCTCCGCAAAAGACTCGCGAAGACGCTGAGCATCCCCCACCCCGGCCCGTGCATGCACGAGTTCGTCGCGAGCGCCGACAGGCAGAAGGCCAAGGGCGTCTCGGCCATGGACATCGCCAAGGCGCTCCTCGACGAGGGGTTCCACGCGCCCACGACGTACTTCCCGCTCATCGTGCCCGAAGCGCTCATGGTCGAGCCGACCGAGACCGAGACACAGGAGACGCTCGACGCCTTCGCCGAGGCGATCGAGAAGATCGACCGCCTCATCGCCGAGAGAGGCCCCGAGTGGTTCGCCGAAGCGCCGCGCACCACGCCCGTCACCCG containing:
- a CDS encoding DUF3488 domain-containing protein, yielding MTLPQLFKFLSFLMVLLGTLSLLIFGHHASSPGTGLLVIAALFGGLFVWESKLHTPAWELVWKIVAVLYVGHVVVDILGGSIEMVQTRVVKHAANLSIFLHLYKIYNRKTARDYMQMYLISFFQFVSCTTLTTSFGFFFFFALYVVVALWTLSLYHIRNQVERHRAYPARGGVPVALRLSGSELFGKAVGSLSTVGVRRILSPTYFATTFALAMLILLVSLGMFFLFPRQEVAGQSGLLGQFQFQGSTTGLSGEVNLDRHGRISEDPRVVMEVSLPYVREIPAKVLWRAGALAYYDGAMWQESPSGRADPERPDTRGVPATVSLSYLTDYGRLHFPGLDVESLRSRGDLWEARVSLQPGDTTYVVSVLGPPVWIESSTPLRAGQMDTFRFRLPSPTAVAYTVFAEFAPPSERVLEQAVNVSDLQDPRGRIRRFYRSGTPLTSKAAALLRDTVNIDQYPTPYEKIKAIQDYLEENYVYTLDIDQAPEGVDPLEHFLLTSRQGHCEFFASAMALMLRECGIISRVVYGYMTTEASFNKYLGGSFVVRRRDAHAWVEAGLDLDGDELVDWVVFDPSPRQAEISEPGSALGRFFAGVDKFFEALKMRWHESIVAFDRRYQNRIAERIETTLHDMEKAAADRVRNAALWVRWLWGRLTRTQVTAVLTPLALACFVSAGALLIARRVRRQVEFRRAYVENQPERQIQTVRFYERMLRMLLHYDIVKPSQQTPHEFAGTLEPRLELAPAVAGLTELYYAVRFGHAQLTGKQIRWVHEALATLRTTLGRSAESAKATGDSRPKPLDTPRGQE
- the gcvT gene encoding glycine cleavage system aminomethyltransferase GcvT, whose product is MVEHTQPRRTPFHQTHLSLGARMIEFFGWEMPVQYSSIIEEHRCVRSHVGIFDLSHMGEFEVRGPKATAYLQQLLTNNVERAADGKAMYSALCKDDGRVLDDLLVYKRAQNDFLVVVNASNIEKDFAWFAKHRPEGVELVNRSYDVALVAVQGPKAKDVVGPIVSAPTDDLYYYEFREDEIAGRPVTLARTGYTGEDGFEIYVQNADAQAIWDAVWRAGQPYGMLPIGLGARDTLRLEMGYALYGHELTEAINPIEAGIGWVVSAKTGDGRPRTFFGSDIVLPLKKNGAARTLLALKLDGKGVPRQHCAVKAGGQVVGEVTSGTMSPSLGEAIALALVNVESAGKPLSIEIRGREVAASVAQVPFVPSHVRRRPKE
- the gcvH gene encoding glycine cleavage system protein GcvH, which produces MEFPEDLRYTKSHEWARVSGDRAVCGITDFAQHELSDVVYVELPEIGGVVTAGEQCAVVESVKIAADIYAPLSGTVTKVNTGLDGAPETVNTDPHGAGWLFELELSDPAELDGLMDADAYKAHTEAEKH
- the gcvPA gene encoding aminomethyl-transferring glycine dehydrogenase subunit GcvPA, coding for MDFVPHTEEDFATMLDAIGVRSFEDLLCNIPKELRRFELRLPAGLPEQALREVLMAMAGRNANVMTHQVFLGGGAYDHFIPAVVNALGSRPEFVTSYTPYQAEASQGNLQAMFEYQTAMCELTGMAISNSSLYDGATAVAEGAIAAVNVKRGRTRIVVSTAVHPDYRTVLKTYMYGLGIEVVEVPYAQNGQTDLAALKAAIDANTAGVIVQSPNFFGCIEEMADVADAAHAGDALLVAVVNPITLGVLVPPGEYGADIAVGEGQPLGIPLGYGGPYLGFFTCSHDVMRKIPGRLVGMTTDRKGRRGFVLTLQAREQHIRREKATSNICSNQALMAIRALIYTCALGKQGIGEVGRLNLCYSHYAAKKVAAVPGFEPRFDAPFFNEFVVKCSTPPAEINRGLWQEAGIVGGLELGRWYPELKDCLTLCVTETKTQDNIDALAATLESLPCRVS
- the gcvPB gene encoding aminomethyl-transferring glycine dehydrogenase subunit GcvPB gives rise to the protein MQSQLIFDQGRRGRRATRLPDCTVGGGPLTAYVPEKHLRTTPPNLPEVSEIEMVRHFTNLARKNYSVDTHFYPLGSCTMKYNPKINEFIAGLPGFLTVHPWQPDETVQGLLEMLWDFEQALKEITGMDRFTFQPAAGAHGELTGIMLVHAYHDKKGNHKTKVIVPDSSHGTNPATAAIAGYTVVSVPSNARGEVDIDALANALDDGTAAIMMTNPNTLGLFESRIHEVRELADKHDTLLYYDGANLNALLGVARPGDMGFDVVHLNLHKTFSTPHGGGGPGSGPVGVKARLVPFLPVPLVEKRGNAYALDYDRPDTIGMVRSFFGNMGVVVRAYTYVKALGGEGLKRAGMAAVINANYLRKRLAKTLSIPHPGPCMHEFVASADRQKAKGVSAMDIAKALLDEGFHAPTTYFPLIVPEALMVEPTETETQETLDAFAEAIEKIDRLIAERGPEWFAEAPRTTPVTRLDDVTAARKPILRWQKT